TAAAATGACTCCTGAAACTAGCATAGAAGACATTCAGTGGCTATTGGCACACTCGGCAGCTTATGATGCAGGCTATGCTTTTGTGGCAGATTTTGCCTCTGTAGATGCCAATGGAAATTCTGATAAGATTCTAGAGATGATTGGCGATTGGGAAAAGCTGAGAATTGGCGGGGCTTTTTCTGAAGAGCAAAAAGAAAACATGAAAGGGACTGATAAGGAGTTTTCTCTGGAGAAAGTAAATGACAATGAATGGAATTTAAGGCATGTAAATGCGGATATTTTCAAACATGAAAAGAAAGTAAAACAACCCGGCGAACCGCTTTATTCTAGTTTTGAATTTGAAAATGTGGGCAAAGAGCAAAGCTTTGGATTTATACTGACCGCACAGGATGCTGACGTAAGCAACATTACGCTAGAAATAAATAATTACAAAAAAGTAAAACTGCCGCTAGTCTTGAAAAAAGGCCAAATCATAAAATACACCGGAGGAAATACCGCCACAATATATAATGCCCAGTGGAAACAAATAAAAACCATAGAAATAAACCCTGCTGACCTAGTAGTAGACACAGGCAAAAACGCCATAGATGTGGACTGTACCTTTGAAAAACCAAGTGATAAACCAAACCTTAGGGTAGAAATACGCACTTCGGGTGAGGGGGAGAGAATAGTTTTAGATAAGTAAGTGGTTATTTGATTTTTTTGATTGAAATAACTGATTAATAGCTACTTAGCGTCGATACTTTAAATAAACAATACACTTCTGAACTTGAATCTATTGCAATGCTGTGGATAATTATAAAACTGAAATATGCATAATTTTAGTGAATTAGTGGTTAGAAGTACTGCGTTTTCATTAGGAGCTTTACAAGAAGCTGAATCTAAAGTATTAGAACAGCTACAAACGAGTGGTTCAACAATCCTCGTTAAGAATCTTCAAATGATACAATTGCAAAAGGCGATTATTGCAATTGGAATATTTTCGTTGTTCGAGTCCATTTTACAAGACGGTTTAGCTTGCGAAAACGGTTTTAAAGAGGCAAAAAAAATCATAAGTCAATCAAATAATGACCTTATTAATCGATTCGAAATTTTTATCAGTGCAATTAATGTTCTTAAGCATGGAAAGGGTAGAAGTTATGAAGCGTTAGTTGCAAAATCGACTTCATTGCCTTTTAGAATAAAATTGCCAAGAGAAGATTTTTTTGATGAAGGCGATATGTCTGAAGTTTCGACTTTGATTGAAGTAAACAATGCATTTGTATTAGATTGTGCTAAATTAATTGAAGAGGTTTCGAAAGAAATAGGAAAATCACATTCAGGCTTTTTTTCTTAAAATTATAATGAATAAAATAATGCATGGCCTCCGCTCCACGAGGTCTTATTGACCTCGTGGAATTCAGTTATCGGTCTTCAGACCGATAAGAGGTTCATTGATTCTAACATTCCACATTGCTGAGGCTGCCTGTCTGCCCACAGGCAGGCCTTAAGAACTCTGCTAGAGGATAAAATTCAACAAAAAAAACTTACTTTAGATGCAAATACTAATCAAACAAGACGCTCAAGCATGAAAAGAATTATTCCCGTGTTACTCCTGTTTTTTGCAACATTTCAGATAAATGCACAGCAAATGGAGGGACCATTACGAGTGCACCCAGAAAACGGCCGATATTTTACCAATAATTCAGGCAAAGCAATATTATTAACGGGCTCACATACTTGGGCAAATTTTCAGGAAAGCAGAACGCCCGACGAAGCACTTTTTGATTATGAGGCCTACTTAAAAATGCTAAAGGAGCACAATCATAATTTCATTAGACAATGGACCTGGGAACATGCCAAAAATGCTTCGTGGACAAAAGATGAAGTTGTTTTTTCACCCTTACCCTACCAAACGGTTAATAAAAATGGCAAAGAATTTTATGATGTTTCGCAATGGAACGAAGCCTATTTTAAACGCCTTCGTACACGCATAAAAGAGGCTGGAGATATGGGGATTTATGTTTCCGTTATGCTTTTTCAGGGTTGGAGTCAAAACCGCTTAGAAACACCTGGCAGTGACCCGTGGGAATATCACCCGCTCAACCCTGTGAACAATATCAATGGCATAGGGAAATCAGTAAAAAACAATGGTTTTGATGAAGAAAAAATGGGCACTTTACATGCTGTCAACAATGGTGATGTACTTAAACATCAAGAAGCCTATGTGAAAAAAGTGATTGAAACTGTAAACGACCTTGATAATGTACTTTACGAAATCATAAATGAAGGTGGCACCAAAAAGTGGCAATACCACATGATAAATTTGGTGAAGGAAATTGAGAAATCGATGCCCAAACAACACCCTGTGGGCATGACACCTTCTGTGGTAGTTAGCCCGCCTATGTTTAATGATGATTTATGGGAAAGTCCAGCAGATTGGATATCACCAACGCCCGAGCCGATTTCTTGGATGTATAAGGGCACTAATTTCATTCAAGATTATAAAAACGATCCCCCTGCAAATACTGGCAAAAAAGTAGTTATTCTAGATACAGACCATTTGGGAGGCCACTGGGGTACGTATATGTGGGCTTGGAAATCTTTTGTTCGTGGTCATAATCCTATTTTTATGGATTCTTGGGTGCCTTTAGCAGGACACTACGATAGACAAAAAAGTCCTGAGATCTATTACATCGGCGGAGTAACAAAAAACGATGCAGACCATCCTGATTATGAGCCTTTACGCAAAAACATGGGACACATTCTTGCCTTGGCAAATCGTATTGATTTAGCAAATATGACACCACAAGACCAACTTAGTTCCACACGGTTTTGTCTTGCCAAGCCTGGCGAAGAATATGTAATGTATTTACCTGAAGGCACCGGAACGCTAGATTTAAGAAATGCAAATGTAGAATTTGATGTGGAATGGTTTTTCCCAGTACTCAATAGAACAATTAAAGGCACCGAAACGCTTCAAGGCGGCAGTTATAGAGCAATAGTCGCTCCGTTTACAGGAGCTTCTGTTTTGTATTTGAAGAAGAAGTAAAGTATCAATACGTTAAATCAATCTGGAGTAGTGTAGACGAGTTAGATTTATTTAGGGCTTCTAAGCATCAAAATTGTATCATCAGAGAATTCCGCTCTTTGAGGTTGAATCTGACTGTTCCTCCTGTAGGCAGACCAAAGAGTAAGTTATATAGAAGCATCACAGGGGCGGCCAGAAGGAAATAATTATACTATCCTTTTTGACCGTTATTGCACAGGCAAAACACTATACTTAGTTTTGCAACTATAATAAGTATAGTTTACAAAAACATAAGAAAATGAAAGCAATAGGATTTAAACAATCATTACCAATAACAGACCAGAATAGCTTTATTGAATTTGAAACTGCAAAACCATCTCCTTCAGGATTTGATTTATTAGTCAAAATTGAAGCTATCTCGGTTAACCCAGTCGATTTTAAAATTAGAGAAAGTGCGGCTAAGGATACGACTCTAGACACACCTAAAATAATTGGTTGGGACGCAGTAGGTACCGTGGAAGCGGTTGGTGACCAAACTTCACTTTTTAAAGTTGGCGACAAAGTATTTTATGCTGGTGACCTTACTAGAAGTGGTAGCAACGCAGAATACCAATTAATAGATGAACGCATTGTAGGTAAAAAACCTAAAAATTTAAGCATAGAAGAAGCAGCCGCTATTCCTTTAACAGGATTAACTGCTTTCGAATCGCTCTTTGACCGTATAAAAGTAAACCCAGAAACAGATAAAGGAAAAACTGTATTAATACTGGCTGGAGCAGGCGGTGTAGGTTCTATAGCAATTCAGCTAGCAAAAAAAATAGCTAACCTAACGGTAATTGCCACAGCTTCTAGACCTGACTCGATTCAATGGTGCAAAGATTTAGGAGCAGATTTTGTGGTAAATCATCACAGCCTTAAAGAAGATTTAGAAAAGATAAACCACAGCCAGGTAAATTACATTTTAGATTTTGTCGACTTAGAAGGCTATTGGGAAACTGCAGCCGAGATTATTAAGCCACAGGGACATATTGTTTCCATTACGGGAAGTAGCAAACCTTTAAACTTGGATATTCTAAAGGCTAAGAGCGTTAGTTTTTCTTGGGAGCTGATGTACACCCGCTCTATGTTTAATACGGAAGACATCGTTAGACAGCACGAAATCTTAAACACTTTAGCCGATTTATTAGATGCCGGCACAATCAAATCAACCTTAACTACAACGTTGAAAGGCTTTACGGTAGATAACCTTAAAAAGGCTCATGAAATGCAAGAATCTGGAAAGACGATTGGCAAAACAGTTATCCTTTTTTAAAAGGCTTTAGAATTAGAAGAGGTTAATAAATTGAAGTAGGTCTTCAACAAACGACCAAATAAAAACCTAGTGCGAGTCATTGCAAAAAACAATGGCTCGTGCTTTTTTTATGCCCATACCGTCTTCAAACAAAAAGCATGATTCTAGTCAGCTTCACGAAATTCCGTTCACCTTATATTTTATTAAAAAAACACTGATTCAGTAAGTTGATGGCTAATAGTTTCAGATTTAGTCCTTGCAAAAAAAAACTTTCACATATTATTCTAGAGGCATATCAATAGTGGAAAATTGCTCCTTTTTTACAATATTTACATACCAATCAAATAAACAACTCATGAGTAATTATTTTAAAAAATATCCGAATAATGAAGGCTTTTTCGAAGATTATGGTGGTGCTTTTATACCCCCATTTTTGGAAGCTGAAATGAAAAAAATAACGGATGCCTATAACACTATAAGCAAGTCTCACAATTTCATTCAAGAGCTGCGTAGTATTCGTAAACATTACCAAGGGCGACCAACTCCAGTTTATTATTGCTCACGATTGTCAGAAAAATACGGAGGACGTATTTATCTAAAACGTGAAGACCTAAACCATACTGGTGCTCATAAACTTAATCACTGCATGGGCGAAGCCCTACTGGCTAAACACCTAGGCAAAAAGAAGCTTATTGCAGAAACAGGTGCAGGCCAGCACGGAGTGGCTTTGGCTACTGCAGCTGCATATTTCGGCTTGGAGTGTGATATATACATGGGCGAAGTAGACATGAAAAAACAGCAGCCTAATGTGGTACGAATGCAAATTTTAGGAGCGAATGTTATTCCTGCTACGCACGGTCTTAAAACATTGAAAGAAGCGGTAGACTCCGCATTTGAAGCATACCTTAAAGACCCCGAAACTACTATCTATTGCATTGGCTCTGTGGTAGGTCCACACCCATTCCCGATGATGGTGCGTGATTTTCAAAGAGTGGTGGGCATAGAAGCTCGTGAACAATTTTTAGAAATGACAGGTGAATTACCTGACAATGTAGTGGCATGCGTAGGTGGCGGAAGTAACGCCATGGGCATTTTCTCAGGTTTTTTGGATGATGAAGAGTGCAAGCTACATGGTATAGAGCCTGCAGGACGCTCCTTAGAATTAGGAGAACATGCTGCCACCATGACCTTAGGAACACCAGGAATAATTCATGGCTTTAAATGCTATACTTTACAAGATGAAAAAGGTGAACCAGCACCCGTTCATTCTATAGCCAGTGGGCTAGATTACCCAGGCGTTGGCCCGGAACACAGCATGCTTAAAGACATGAAAAAGGTGAATTACGACAGCATTAACGATAATGAAACGATCGACGCTTTTTATGAGTTAAGCCGTTTAGAGGGCATTATTCCTGCACTGGAAAGTTCTCATGCCGTAGCTTATGCATTAAAGCTAGCTAAGAAGCAACCTCAAAAATCTATATTGGTTAATTTAAGCGGAAGAGGCGATAAAGATATTGACTTTGTAGTTGAAACTTTTGGCTTACCGAAATAGCTAATAAAATTAAAATAGTAGCCTACCACCATTTCATTGTGGCTTAACGATGTAGTGTTTCTTGGTAGGCTATTTTTTTGCCTTAAGGAATGTTTTTTAGCGAATTCCGCTCCTTGAGATAAAAGACCTCCGGCTTGACATTAAATGGCCTAGATTGGTATAGGTTACAGAATAGCATCTGCACGTTTTTCTTAGGTTACACAATCGTTGCCAGCACTATTTCAAAATTCGCTCCCCGAAAAAACTCTTCTTGAATCAAATTACAATGTAACTAATTCGTTACATTTGTAATATGAGAGAAATCGATATTACAGAAGAATGCTTGGAATTTATCGACAAACAAGACGACAGAGTTTCGCTGAAATTCTTCCAACTCATTGAAGTTATTGGAGAAATTAAAATTGTCAATTCAAACTTTTTAAAGAAACTACAATCGACACAGTTTTACGAATTGAGGATTAAAGCAGGAAATGAATATCGAATTGTAATATTTGCTATCGACCATCTAAATTTTGCGGAATGTACAAAAGCCGTTTGTTTATGTGGATTTCAGAAAAAAGGGACTAAGGATTATAAAAAGGTGATAAAACAAGCCGAAAGAATATTAGAAGATTATCAAAAAGAAAAATAATTATGGAAAAATCAATAAACGCAAAAGAACTGATTGCCAAACGTTACGGAAAAGAAGGTTCAAAAGAACGTGAAGAATTTAGAGAGGGTGCTTTTTCCTACTATTTTGGAGAAATCATCAAGAACAGACGAAAGGAATTACATATGACACAGGAAAATCTTGCCGAAAAGGTTGGCAAGAAAAGACCCTATATTTCACGAATTGAGAATGGAGAGGATATTCAGTTATCGAATTTTGCTCTACTTGCCAATGCTTTAGGGTTATCTATTAAATTAACAGCGGAATAGTATAAATGGAAATTGAGACGCCCCACTCTCCTAAATTTGTAGCTTAGGTTATATGTTACAAAGCCTCTGGCTTAACATCAAATAACACTTCCGAGACCCACTCAAAAAACATTTGACATCCATTAAAAATAGCCTAGATTAGTCTGGATTTAAGAATAGTATCTGCACCTTTTGTTCGGATATACAATTGTTGTAAGTAATTTAAAAAAAACGAAATGAGCTACGATTTAAAACTGTTCAGAAAAGAAGTTAGAAAACAATATTCTGACCTTTCTTTTTTAGAAAATGAAGAGTCTATTTTATCTTTTACCGAAGAACAAATAGAACGCTTAAAAAAGAGACTTAATCATTACAAATATCAAATTAAAAATGAGTCTGACGGAATTACAACGTATAATTTCAATGGCGGTGAATTAGGAATTACTGCATATTTAACAAAAAATTGCTTGACTTTTCAATGTGCAGGAGGTGGACAAGAAGGACTTTTCGAAATTATGCAAACATCTGATGAATTTAGCGATAGTGAATTCCTAACTTTGAACTTACAAGAAGGAAACTGGAGTGGAATGTGCTTAGAAGATGAATTGGAAGCTGAAAAATTGGAGATTGAAAAAGTAAATAACTCTAAGCAAACTAAAACAGAATCGAATACCAATACGGAGACAAAGGATTCAAGTATTTTGAAAAAACCTTGGTGGAAGTTTTGGTAATGAAAACTACTTACAACAATTAGGCTCGAATGCAGCGAAGTAAGACTTCGGTTCATTTGAGCCTCTGTTCCCCTTTTCTTCGTCTCTTTTTATGAGTTGAATGAAATAGATGAACGTATTAAGATTACACACTATAAGTAAATATAGGCTTATATAACACCGCTGAGTCCCTAACGGAAACTCTACTTGAGAAAAGCTTTATAATACCTAAGGGCTTAATCTTTGGCTCCACTTTCCGTTTCTACCATTTCTTTTTCCAAAAACAAACTTTCAATTTTCTCTAGTCGAGCGGTGAGCTTATTTGCCCTGATATCCTGCTCGTTATTTACTTGCTCTTGTCCATCTATTATCACTTGCTGCTCTTGAACTGCTTTTACTAATGTGGCAATAAGATCATTATACCGGACGGAATAGTAACCATCTGTCCCTTTGTCTAGTAAGCCTAATTGCTGTTCAGTTAAACCGTATTTCTTGAGAGTTTCTTCCAAGTCTTGAGCAATGAGTCCAAACTCAATATCTTGATTTTTATTACTTTTTCGATGATAACTCACAGGCATCAGGTCATTTATAAAGTTCAAACCAAGAGACAAAGGTTCTATATCCTCTTTCCATCTTCGGTCAGATGTCACGTTCCATGCCACTTGAATATCTGCGGCGGTAATGTTTGAATCACCTAATCTAATTTTGTTGCTTGCGTCAACTATGGCATTTGCCCCAATAACAATTGAGTTTGTAATACCTGGAAGGCTAAGATGGTTATTTGCAGACCAACCAATAGCTATATTGAAGTCACCGGTTATATTGTTGTAAAGAGCCGCATGTCCTAATGCTGTATTATAATTCCCTGAAGTATTTGAGTAAAGGGCATTACTTCCGGTCGCAACATTATATCTCCCTCCTATATTTAAATTGAGAGCCTTATATCCATTTGCAGTATTTTGACTACCTAAGGTATTAGAGAATAACGAATTGGCTCCGTTGGCTGTGTTTTCCTTTCCTGATATATTAGAAGTAAGTGCCTGATATCCAAATGCCGTATTCTCATTTCCTGATATGTTATCGTAAAGAGACTCGGCTCCATTGGCGGTATTTCCTTGCCCCATGGTATTCTTATAGAGTGAAAAAGTGCCATTAGCAGAATTGTTATCACCTGTGGTATTAGAGTGTAAGGCAAATGGCCCTAAAGCAACATTCGATGATTTCGAGGATGGATCAGATTTTGCGGATCTTATACCCTCTGGCACAATGGTTACAGAGCCATCGCTGCTTCCGAAAGTAGAACTTTGAATTTGTGCAAAACTACCAAAAGGCAAGGCACAGATAATAATTGATAGAGCTTTCAGCTTCATTTATTGGATATTTAGTGATTTTATCTAAACTACAAAAAACAACCCCTAATTTAAAGACTTGGGCATTTACCCTGCAAAGGTTTTATTTAATGGCTAGTTTAA
This sequence is a window from Arcticibacterium luteifluviistationis. Protein-coding genes within it:
- a CDS encoding zinc-binding alcohol dehydrogenase family protein, coding for MKAIGFKQSLPITDQNSFIEFETAKPSPSGFDLLVKIEAISVNPVDFKIRESAAKDTTLDTPKIIGWDAVGTVEAVGDQTSLFKVGDKVFYAGDLTRSGSNAEYQLIDERIVGKKPKNLSIEEAAAIPLTGLTAFESLFDRIKVNPETDKGKTVLILAGAGGVGSIAIQLAKKIANLTVIATASRPDSIQWCKDLGADFVVNHHSLKEDLEKINHSQVNYILDFVDLEGYWETAAEIIKPQGHIVSITGSSKPLNLDILKAKSVSFSWELMYTRSMFNTEDIVRQHEILNTLADLLDAGTIKSTLTTTLKGFTVDNLKKAHEMQESGKTIGKTVILF
- a CDS encoding type II toxin-antitoxin system RelE/ParE family toxin; amino-acid sequence: MREIDITEECLEFIDKQDDRVSLKFFQLIEVIGEIKIVNSNFLKKLQSTQFYELRIKAGNEYRIVIFAIDHLNFAECTKAVCLCGFQKKGTKDYKKVIKQAERILEDYQKEK
- a CDS encoding tail fiber domain-containing protein, with protein sequence MKLKALSIIICALPFGSFAQIQSSTFGSSDGSVTIVPEGIRSAKSDPSSKSSNVALGPFALHSNTTGDNNSANGTFSLYKNTMGQGNTANGAESLYDNISGNENTAFGYQALTSNISGKENTANGANSLFSNTLGSQNTANGYKALNLNIGGRYNVATGSNALYSNTSGNYNTALGHAALYNNITGDFNIAIGWSANNHLSLPGITNSIVIGANAIVDASNKIRLGDSNITAADIQVAWNVTSDRRWKEDIEPLSLGLNFINDLMPVSYHRKSNKNQDIEFGLIAQDLEETLKKYGLTEQQLGLLDKGTDGYYSVRYNDLIATLVKAVQEQQVIIDGQEQVNNEQDIRANKLTARLEKIESLFLEKEMVETESGAKD
- a CDS encoding helix-turn-helix domain-containing protein, which codes for MEKSINAKELIAKRYGKEGSKEREEFREGAFSYYFGEIIKNRRKELHMTQENLAEKVGKKRPYISRIENGEDIQLSNFALLANALGLSIKLTAE
- the trpB gene encoding tryptophan synthase subunit beta, translated to MSNYFKKYPNNEGFFEDYGGAFIPPFLEAEMKKITDAYNTISKSHNFIQELRSIRKHYQGRPTPVYYCSRLSEKYGGRIYLKREDLNHTGAHKLNHCMGEALLAKHLGKKKLIAETGAGQHGVALATAAAYFGLECDIYMGEVDMKKQQPNVVRMQILGANVIPATHGLKTLKEAVDSAFEAYLKDPETTIYCIGSVVGPHPFPMMVRDFQRVVGIEAREQFLEMTGELPDNVVACVGGGSNAMGIFSGFLDDEECKLHGIEPAGRSLELGEHAATMTLGTPGIIHGFKCYTLQDEKGEPAPVHSIASGLDYPGVGPEHSMLKDMKKVNYDSINDNETIDAFYELSRLEGIIPALESSHAVAYALKLAKKQPQKSILVNLSGRGDKDIDFVVETFGLPK
- a CDS encoding apiosidase-like domain-containing protein, producing the protein MKRIIPVLLLFFATFQINAQQMEGPLRVHPENGRYFTNNSGKAILLTGSHTWANFQESRTPDEALFDYEAYLKMLKEHNHNFIRQWTWEHAKNASWTKDEVVFSPLPYQTVNKNGKEFYDVSQWNEAYFKRLRTRIKEAGDMGIYVSVMLFQGWSQNRLETPGSDPWEYHPLNPVNNINGIGKSVKNNGFDEEKMGTLHAVNNGDVLKHQEAYVKKVIETVNDLDNVLYEIINEGGTKKWQYHMINLVKEIEKSMPKQHPVGMTPSVVVSPPMFNDDLWESPADWISPTPEPISWMYKGTNFIQDYKNDPPANTGKKVVILDTDHLGGHWGTYMWAWKSFVRGHNPIFMDSWVPLAGHYDRQKSPEIYYIGGVTKNDADHPDYEPLRKNMGHILALANRIDLANMTPQDQLSSTRFCLAKPGEEYVMYLPEGTGTLDLRNANVEFDVEWFFPVLNRTIKGTETLQGGSYRAIVAPFTGASVLYLKKK